A portion of the Kazachstania africana CBS 2517 chromosome 2, complete genome genome contains these proteins:
- the KAFR0B06710 gene encoding uncharacterized protein has product MENTRGCLIRSNLRALMVLVAITAVALGFKRFIKLATWAGITLLGDRAGGRARVTWALATNGAYQILDIIEDCTTADGKKVDRVECTRSILTSVAAVGFTLATKHDTGSWWKRSTDGTGAMPVAAAYLNALSHSTGVMSVDVDAAWAEEMGLNTHDLGHNVSVVMTPQAISSGADTPFMPIKMSIHQEVGNMTFAHIVRTNLTLSSVAMADVSTLVKRNGFNGYQGTSGHEIFVETQSYGAVAKWDDVVNWMQNGDRDALLLQLTVNSRAGMISAVAETCLYEHTPQTVHDNGCWVAWTKPETGYFPVEDFADMGFCETYSNTVCSSEE; this is encoded by the coding sequence atggaaaacaCACGCGGCTGCCTCATTCGGAGTAACCTTAGAGCATTAATGGTACTGGTGGCCATTACGGCGGTAGCGTTAGGATTTAAGAGGTTCATAAAGCTTGCCACGTGGGCCGGGATTACTCTATTGGGAGACAGAGCCGGCGGAAGGGCTCGTGTCACTTGGGCGTTGGCCACAAATGGAGCGTATCAAATATTAGACATAATAGAGGACTGTACTACCGCCGACGGCAAGAAAGTTGACAGGGTTGAATGTACCAGGTCGATACTAACATCAGTGGCGGCAGTAGGCTTTACCTTGGCTACTAAACATGACACGGGCTCATGGTGGAAGAGGTCGACAGACGGCACTGGCGCTATGCCTGTAGCAGCAGCATATCTGAATGCCTTATCGCACAGCACCGGCGTCATGTCAGTGGATGTTGACGCGGCATGGGCAGAAGAAATGGGGTTGAATACGCATGATTTAGGCCACAACGTTAGCGTAGTTATGACGCCGCAAGCTATTAGCTCGGGAGCGGATACACCGTTCATGCCCATCAAGATGTCGATACATCAGGAGGTGGGGAACATGACTTTCGCGCACATAGTGCGTACCAACCTTACGCTGTCCTCAGTAGCCATGGCGGATGTATCAACACTAGTAAAACGTAATGGATTTAACGGTTACCAAGGTACTTCAGGACATGAGATATTTGTTGAAACCCAAAGTTACGGTGCAGTTGCTAAGTGGGACGACGTGGTCAACTGGATGCAAAATGGTGACAGGGATGCCCTCTTGCTACAGTTAACGGTGAATTCAAGGGCGGGCATGATATCAGCGGTGGCAGAAACATGTCTGTACGAACATACACCGCAAACTGTACACGATAACGGCTGCTGGGTTGCCTGGACTAAGCCAGAGACGGGGTACTTCCCGGTTGAGGACTTTGCGGATATGGGCTTTTGTGAAACCTACAGCAATACCGTGTGTTCGTCCGAGGAGTAG